The Ictalurus punctatus breed USDA103 unplaced genomic scaffold, Coco_2.0 Super-Scaffold_100056, whole genome shotgun sequence genome has a window encoding:
- the LOC128628705 gene encoding E3 ubiquitin-protein ligase UBR2-like: MSTNGFSKFLCSLFWIQAEEAQQKLKRQNGEDPALPPFCPLFASLGNILQCDVLLGMLGAVLQWAMEPSGGHWSESMLQRVLHLLGMALLEEQQQLENIGDDDEVTFNFTLKISRPGEAPGNTPSILALLETLQCTPHLEVHKDMIRWILKVKLHLDYVCNFPYSLYACT, translated from the exons atgagcactaatggtttttctaaatttttatgtagtttattttggATACAGGCAGAGGAAGCTCAGCAAAAGCTtaagagacagaatggagaggacccag ccctgcctccattctgcccactgtttgccagcttgggaaacattctgcagtgtgacgtgctgcttggcatgctgggagctgtgctgcagtgggctatggagcccagtggaggacactggtctgagtccatgctgcagagg GTGCTGCACTTGTTAGGCATGGCTCTGCTGGAGGAGCAGCAACAGCTAGAGAACATTGGGGATGACGATGAAGTTACTTTCAACTTCACCCTCAAAATCTCCC GTCCCGGTGAAGCCCCCGGCAACACTCCAAGCATCCTGGCTCTGTTAGAGACCTTGCAGTGCACGCCTCACTTGGAAGTGCACAAAGACATGATTCGCTGGATCCTTAAAGTGAAATTACatcttgattatgtttgcaATTTTCCTTACTCTCTCTATGCGTGCACCTAA